The following proteins are co-located in the Bradyrhizobium sp. AZCC 2176 genome:
- a CDS encoding DUF1365 domain-containing protein: MRITPAGSKRPSADAAALYVGCVMHARLKPIDHRFSYRVMSLLIDLDRLADADRLSPLFGVNRAALYAFHEADHGRRDGSSLRAYAQNCAAERGIDLTGGRVLLLCYPRLLGYTFNPLSVYFCYRADGELALLIYEVRNTFGDIHPYVLPVTSNEISDAGVRQQQDKLFYVSPFIEMAMRYHFRVLLPGERVQLRILETGHEGPVLAATFNGSCRMLDTKELLRAFFALPLVTVKIMAAIHWEALRLWLKGARPVSRKDAAHNTGLASGKSNDYTSRPLPTRARD; the protein is encoded by the coding sequence ATGCGCATAACCCCGGCAGGATCAAAACGACCTTCCGCCGACGCGGCGGCACTTTACGTCGGCTGCGTCATGCATGCGCGGCTGAAGCCGATCGATCATCGTTTCAGCTATCGCGTGATGAGCCTCTTGATCGATCTGGACCGGCTCGCGGACGCAGACCGGCTATCGCCGCTGTTCGGCGTCAACCGCGCAGCGCTCTACGCTTTCCATGAGGCCGATCATGGCAGACGGGATGGATCATCCTTGCGTGCCTACGCGCAAAATTGCGCGGCCGAGCGTGGTATCGACCTCACGGGCGGACGGGTGCTGCTGCTCTGCTATCCCCGCCTGCTCGGCTACACCTTCAATCCGCTTTCGGTCTATTTCTGCTATCGCGCTGATGGTGAGCTGGCGCTGCTGATTTACGAAGTGCGCAACACCTTTGGCGACATCCATCCTTACGTCCTGCCGGTAACGTCAAACGAAATCAGCGACGCCGGCGTGCGCCAGCAGCAGGACAAGCTGTTCTACGTCTCGCCCTTCATCGAGATGGCGATGCGCTATCATTTTCGCGTGCTGCTGCCCGGCGAGCGCGTCCAGTTGCGAATTCTGGAAACCGGCCACGAAGGCCCCGTCCTCGCTGCAACTTTCAATGGCAGTTGTCGCATGCTCGACACCAAGGAGTTGCTGCGCGCGTTTTTCGCCCTCCCACTGGTCACCGTAAAGATCATGGCGGCGATCCACTGGGAGGCGCTGCGGCTCTGGCTGAAAGGCGCGCGGCCGGTGTCGCGGAAGGATGCAGCCCACAATACCGGCTTGGCGAGCGGGAAAAGCAACGATTATACTTCGCGGCCGTTGCCCACCCGTGCCAGGGATTGA
- a CDS encoding efflux transporter outer membrane subunit, with amino-acid sequence MDHWPALVPGAQRLARSLAVFGLVAASSGCILTKDLPDPALDVPEGYKAARLSRAADAPPTLDWWRGFRSRELTGLMEEAQTVNLDIAAATARFKQADAQARIAGAALLPALSGSGSESYSRTSGSSASGLSIGGREVVNYSASLSASYELDFWGKNRDAAQAAEETAVANRFDRDVVALTTLTTVANAYFQVLAAQDRIRTAQRNIASAERILNAIKDRFKAGTGTDLDVAQQESVVANQRALVPPLRQTLDQNINALATLVSRPPEAVRVTGGSLNQIAAPRVTPGLPSELLTQRPDIRRQEAQLASATANVGNARAQFFPSIQLTGQGGYQSSALTSLFQPHAAFFSMVGSLTQPIFDGGRILGNFEFTKARQDELLQTYRKTVVQAFADVDTALMSIRQTTERLRLQREVVAASRRAFELSEQQLRAGTADIVVVLNTQQTLFQAEDLLWQAQLARLLAIVSLYQALGGGWEPRMERPVNAL; translated from the coding sequence ATGGATCACTGGCCTGCTCTGGTCCCCGGCGCCCAGCGGCTGGCGCGATCGCTTGCAGTATTTGGCCTTGTCGCCGCGTCCTCCGGCTGCATCCTGACCAAGGATCTTCCCGATCCCGCGCTCGACGTGCCCGAAGGTTACAAGGCGGCGAGGCTTTCGCGGGCCGCGGACGCACCGCCGACGCTCGACTGGTGGCGCGGCTTCCGTTCGCGGGAGCTGACGGGCCTGATGGAGGAGGCGCAGACCGTCAATCTGGACATCGCGGCAGCCACGGCGCGGTTCAAGCAGGCCGATGCGCAGGCGCGAATCGCGGGCGCGGCACTTCTGCCTGCTCTCAGCGGCAGCGGCTCGGAGAGCTATTCCCGGACCTCCGGATCGAGCGCCAGCGGCTTGAGTATTGGCGGCCGTGAGGTGGTCAACTATTCGGCCTCGCTGAGCGCCAGCTACGAGCTGGACTTCTGGGGCAAGAACCGCGACGCCGCGCAAGCAGCGGAAGAGACCGCGGTCGCCAACCGCTTCGATCGCGACGTCGTCGCGCTGACCACGCTGACGACCGTCGCCAATGCCTATTTCCAGGTGCTCGCCGCGCAGGACCGGATCAGGACGGCGCAGCGAAACATCGCCAGCGCCGAGCGCATCCTCAACGCCATCAAGGACCGCTTCAAGGCCGGCACCGGCACCGACCTCGACGTCGCGCAACAGGAAAGCGTGGTCGCCAACCAGCGCGCCCTGGTGCCGCCGCTGCGGCAGACGCTCGACCAGAACATCAACGCGCTGGCAACCCTGGTGTCGCGGCCCCCGGAAGCGGTGCGTGTGACCGGGGGATCTCTGAACCAGATCGCCGCGCCTCGGGTCACGCCCGGCCTGCCGTCGGAATTGCTGACACAGCGTCCCGACATCCGCCGCCAGGAAGCCCAGCTTGCCTCCGCGACCGCCAATGTCGGCAACGCCCGCGCGCAGTTCTTTCCGAGCATTCAATTGACCGGGCAGGGCGGCTATCAGAGCTCGGCGCTGACATCGCTGTTTCAGCCTCACGCCGCGTTCTTCAGCATGGTCGGCAGCCTGACCCAGCCGATCTTCGACGGCGGCCGGATCCTCGGCAATTTCGAGTTCACCAAGGCGCGGCAGGACGAGTTGCTGCAGACCTATCGCAAGACGGTGGTGCAAGCCTTTGCCGATGTCGATACTGCCTTGATGTCGATCCGCCAGACCACCGAGAGGCTGCGGTTGCAGCGTGAGGTGGTGGCGGCCTCACGGCGGGCCTTCGAGCTGTCCGAGCAGCAGCTGCGGGCAGGGACCGCCGATATCGTAGTTGTGCTAAATACGCAGCAGACGCTATTCCAGGCTGAAGATTTGCTGTGGCAGGCCCAATTGGCCCGGCTACTCGCGATCGTCAGTCTCTATCAGGCGCTGGGGGGCGGCTGGGAGCCCAGGATGGAGAGGCCGGTCAATGCTCTTTAA
- a CDS encoding cysteine synthase A → MAFNKDVIEAIGNTPLIKLKQASELTGCTILGKAEFMNPGQSVKDRAGKWMILEAEKRGDLKPGGLVVESTAGNTGIGLAVVASARGYRTLILIPETQSREKKDTLRLCGAELIEVPALPYSNPNNYQHVGKRLAEQLRKTEPNGVLFADQWNNLDNAKAHYESTGPEIWDQTGGKIDGFICSVGTGGTLAGASRYLKEKHPGIVNACADPHGFAMYELFKHGTAKSTPGDSITEGIGLGRVTPVVETAKVDDAFLISDEEAVTVIYELLEHEGLCLGGSTGINIAGAIRLAKQLGPGKTIVTILADSGNRYQSKLFNPEFMRSKNLPVPAWLERRTEIDVPFVKV, encoded by the coding sequence ATGGCCTTCAACAAAGACGTCATCGAAGCGATCGGCAACACGCCCCTCATCAAGCTGAAGCAGGCATCCGAGCTGACCGGCTGCACCATTCTCGGCAAGGCCGAGTTCATGAATCCGGGCCAGTCGGTCAAGGATCGCGCGGGCAAGTGGATGATCCTCGAAGCCGAGAAGCGCGGCGATCTCAAGCCGGGCGGGCTCGTGGTGGAATCGACCGCCGGCAATACCGGCATCGGTCTCGCCGTCGTCGCCAGCGCGCGCGGTTACCGGACCTTGATCCTGATTCCGGAGACCCAGAGCCGGGAAAAGAAGGACACGCTGCGGCTTTGTGGCGCCGAGTTGATCGAAGTGCCTGCGTTGCCCTATTCGAACCCGAACAATTACCAGCACGTCGGCAAACGGTTGGCCGAACAGCTTCGCAAGACCGAGCCGAACGGTGTCTTGTTCGCCGATCAGTGGAACAATCTCGACAACGCCAAGGCGCATTACGAATCGACCGGTCCGGAAATCTGGGACCAGACCGGCGGCAAAATCGATGGCTTCATCTGCTCGGTCGGCACCGGCGGCACGCTGGCCGGCGCCAGCCGCTATCTGAAGGAGAAGCACCCGGGCATCGTCAATGCCTGCGCCGATCCGCACGGCTTTGCGATGTACGAGCTGTTCAAGCACGGCACCGCCAAATCGACGCCAGGCGACTCGATCACCGAAGGCATCGGCCTCGGCCGCGTCACGCCCGTGGTCGAGACTGCGAAGGTCGACGACGCTTTCCTGATTTCGGATGAGGAAGCCGTAACTGTCATCTACGAGCTGCTCGAGCACGAAGGCCTGTGCCTCGGCGGCTCGACCGGCATCAATATCGCCGGTGCGATCCGGCTCGCGAAGCAACTCGGACCCGGCAAGACCATCGTCACCATCCTCGCCGATTCCGGCAACCGCTATCAGTCAAAACTGTTCAATCCGGAATTCATGCGCTCGAAGAACCTGCCGGTTCCGGCATGGCTGGAAAGGCGCACTGAGATCGACGTGCCCTTCGTCAAGGTGTGA
- a CDS encoding efflux RND transporter permease subunit, with product MSVSEPFIRRPIATSLLGIALMIGGALGYWALPVSALPQVDFPTVQVTTQLPGASPDVIASLITAPLERQLGQIPSLSSMQSTSSFGVSQISLQFDLNRDIDGATQDVQAAINAAAGILPKNLPYPPTYAKVNPADAPVMTLALTSETISLRAMSDIADTILGQRISQISGVGRVAILGGLKPAVRVQADLARLAAYGISMEDLRNAIAGANVSGPKGSLDGAQQAYTIAANDQIAAAEAYKPIIIAYRNGSPVTIGDVAIIVDGLENDRTGGWYQGTPAVIIDIQRQPGANVIEVVRQIRDEIPKVQRAIPAGVKLTIVSDRTVTIRASVRDVQFTLILSVVLVTLVVLLFLRSLRATLIAGVALPLSLITSFGIMYFSGFSLDNLSLMALTIGTGFVVDDAIVMIENIVRHMENGESVMEASLKGASEIGFTVISLTVSLIAVFIPLLFMSGLVGRMFREFALTLTIAVVTSAIVSLTLTPMMCSRLLKHVGEEMTVPGLAAVSRFIDGMVALYHRTLLWVLQRQRATLVVTFATIAATLFMYVIAPKGFLPLQDTASITAVTEAGPDVSFAEMQSRQAMAAAAIQADPDVVGVVSVIGAGSVNPTTNVGRLVMTLRPRGERHDDVAVVVDRLKQRTASIPGMTIYFQPVQDVQISTQSSRSQYQYTLTGTDAAQVSLWSQKLIAEMRRDPLFRDVSSEAQEGGLRAALDINRQRAGQLGVSIQAVNDTLNDAFAQRQISTIYGQANQYRVVLEAMPMYQRDPSILSKLYLPGAASTTAGAPGAQVPLSAVATLTRTTAPLAISHLAQFPAVSLSFNLAPGEALGDAVEAVKKIETRIGMPGSIVGVYAGDAAEFSKSLAGQPWLILAAIVTIYIVLGVLYESYIHPITILSTLPSAGVGAILALMLCGQDLSVIGLIGIILLMGIVKKNAIMMIDFALEAERHQGMSPNEAIVQACLLRFRPIMMTTLAALFGALPLAIESGTGAELRFPLGISIIGGLLLSQLLTLYTTPVIYLALDRLNRKIERAVPDPGPPGPTVAGATEGMQ from the coding sequence ATGAGCGTCTCCGAACCGTTCATCCGCCGGCCGATCGCGACCTCGCTATTGGGGATCGCGCTGATGATCGGCGGCGCGCTCGGCTATTGGGCACTGCCGGTATCGGCGCTGCCGCAGGTCGATTTCCCGACCGTGCAGGTGACGACGCAACTGCCGGGCGCCAGCCCCGACGTGATCGCGTCGCTGATCACCGCGCCGCTGGAGCGCCAACTCGGGCAGATTCCGTCGCTGTCGTCGATGCAGTCGACCTCCTCGTTCGGCGTCAGCCAGATTTCGCTGCAGTTCGACCTCAACCGCGACATCGACGGCGCCACCCAGGACGTCCAGGCCGCGATCAACGCGGCCGCCGGCATCCTGCCGAAGAACCTGCCGTACCCGCCGACCTACGCCAAGGTGAATCCGGCGGATGCCCCGGTCATGACGCTCGCGCTGACGTCGGAGACGATCTCGCTGCGCGCCATGAGCGACATCGCCGATACGATCCTTGGGCAACGCATCAGCCAGATTTCCGGCGTCGGGCGCGTTGCAATACTCGGTGGGCTGAAGCCTGCGGTGCGGGTTCAGGCCGATCTGGCACGGCTTGCAGCGTACGGCATTTCGATGGAGGATTTGCGTAACGCTATCGCGGGCGCCAACGTGTCGGGGCCGAAGGGATCGCTCGACGGAGCGCAGCAGGCCTACACCATTGCCGCCAACGACCAGATCGCGGCGGCGGAAGCCTACAAGCCGATCATCATTGCCTACCGCAACGGCTCGCCGGTCACGATCGGCGACGTTGCGATCATCGTCGACGGGCTGGAGAACGATCGAACCGGCGGCTGGTATCAGGGCACGCCGGCCGTGATCATCGACATCCAGCGGCAACCCGGCGCCAACGTGATCGAGGTGGTCCGGCAGATCCGTGACGAAATCCCCAAGGTGCAGCGCGCGATCCCGGCCGGCGTCAAACTAACCATCGTCTCCGACCGTACCGTCACCATCCGCGCCTCGGTGCGCGACGTCCAGTTCACGCTGATCCTTTCCGTGGTGCTGGTGACGCTGGTGGTGCTGTTGTTCCTGCGGTCGCTGCGCGCGACCCTGATCGCGGGCGTGGCGCTGCCGCTGTCGCTGATCACGAGCTTCGGCATCATGTATTTTTCGGGGTTCAGCCTCGACAATCTGTCGCTGATGGCGCTGACGATCGGCACCGGCTTCGTGGTCGACGACGCCATCGTGATGATCGAGAACATCGTCCGCCACATGGAGAACGGCGAATCCGTGATGGAGGCGTCGCTGAAGGGCGCCAGCGAAATCGGCTTCACCGTGATCTCGCTGACGGTGTCGCTGATTGCGGTGTTCATTCCGCTTCTGTTCATGTCCGGGCTGGTCGGGCGCATGTTCCGCGAATTCGCGCTGACGCTGACGATTGCGGTCGTGACGTCTGCGATCGTGTCACTGACGCTGACGCCGATGATGTGTTCGCGGCTGCTCAAGCATGTCGGCGAAGAGATGACGGTTCCGGGGCTTGCTGCCGTCAGCCGCTTCATCGACGGCATGGTCGCCCTCTACCATCGCACGCTTTTGTGGGTGCTGCAGCGCCAGCGGGCGACGCTGGTGGTGACGTTCGCCACCATCGCAGCGACCCTCTTCATGTATGTGATTGCGCCGAAGGGCTTTTTGCCGCTGCAGGATACCGCGTCGATTACGGCGGTGACCGAGGCCGGACCCGACGTTTCTTTTGCCGAGATGCAAAGCCGGCAGGCGATGGCGGCGGCTGCGATTCAGGCCGATCCTGACGTCGTCGGCGTGGTTTCCGTGATCGGGGCAGGCTCGGTCAACCCGACCACCAATGTCGGACGCCTGGTGATGACGCTGCGGCCACGCGGCGAACGGCACGATGATGTTGCCGTCGTGGTCGACCGGCTGAAGCAACGCACCGCCTCGATCCCCGGCATGACCATCTATTTCCAGCCGGTGCAGGACGTGCAGATCTCGACCCAGTCGAGCCGCTCGCAGTACCAGTATACGCTGACCGGCACCGACGCGGCGCAGGTCTCGCTGTGGTCGCAGAAGCTGATTGCCGAAATGCGCCGCGATCCCTTGTTCCGCGACGTCTCCTCGGAAGCTCAGGAGGGCGGCTTGCGCGCCGCGCTCGACATCAACCGCCAGCGCGCTGGCCAACTCGGCGTCAGCATCCAGGCGGTCAACGACACCCTCAACGACGCCTTTGCGCAGCGGCAGATTTCTACCATCTACGGCCAGGCCAACCAGTACCGCGTAGTGCTGGAGGCGATGCCGATGTACCAGCGCGATCCGTCGATTCTGTCAAAGCTCTATCTGCCGGGGGCCGCGAGTACCACCGCAGGCGCCCCCGGCGCCCAGGTGCCGCTGTCGGCGGTGGCGACGCTGACCCGCACCACCGCGCCGCTGGCGATTTCACATCTGGCGCAGTTTCCGGCGGTGTCACTCAGCTTCAACCTCGCGCCCGGCGAGGCGCTTGGCGATGCCGTCGAGGCGGTCAAGAAGATCGAGACCAGGATCGGCATGCCCGGCAGCATCGTCGGCGTCTATGCGGGCGACGCGGCCGAGTTCTCCAAATCGCTGGCCGGGCAGCCATGGCTCATTCTGGCGGCAATCGTCACCATCTACATCGTGCTCGGTGTGCTCTACGAGAGCTACATTCACCCGATCACCATTCTCTCGACGCTGCCATCCGCCGGCGTCGGCGCCATCCTGGCGCTGATGCTGTGCGGGCAGGACCTGTCGGTGATCGGCCTGATCGGCATCATTCTGTTGATGGGCATCGTCAAGAAAAACGCGATCATGATGATCGACTTTGCGCTGGAGGCGGAGCGGCATCAGGGCATGTCGCCCAATGAAGCCATCGTGCAGGCCTGCCTGCTGCGGTTCCGTCCGATCATGATGACGACGCTGGCCGCGCTGTTCGGCGCATTGCCGCTGGCGATCGAAAGCGGCACTGGCGCCGAATTGCGCTTCCCGCTCGGCATCTCCATCATCGGCGGCTTGCTGCTGAGCCAGTTGCTGACGCTCTATACGACGCCGGTGATCTATCTGGCGCTCGACCGGCTCAATCGAAAGATCGAAAGGGCGGTGCCGGACCCAGGGCCTCCCGGGCCGACGGTCGCCGGCGCGACCGAGGGGATGCAATAG
- a CDS encoding NAD(P)/FAD-dependent oxidoreductase: MRVAVVGTGISGNAAAWTLSKHYPVTVYDRELRPGGHSHTVSIDYDGAQLAVDIGFIVYNELNYPDLTALFAHLGVETVESCMSFAVTADTGRFEWKGGGNNWFETACGLFAQPRNMLSPSYLWMLRDIVTFNQQSIEDYAAGKLAGLTLREYFRTRHFAPRLLTDYLAPMGAAIWSAPSSEMLDFPAENFVAFFANHRLLQYDRPVWRTVKGGSHRYVEKLTASFRDRIKFGCAVIGIERTSYGVIVHDSHGKTNTYDHVVIASHSDQALAMLSDADDRERAILGAIGYSPNTIYLHRDTSLMPKRRRAWASWNFLRWPRLGSVDNDVSVTYWMNELQGIDPDKPLFVSLNPPVAPDPSLTFGKYLCEHPQYNATAFAAQRRLPEIQGRRHTWFCGAWTGYGFHEDGLRSGLAVAEALGAVAPWRQASPELAEAAE, from the coding sequence ATGCGAGTCGCGGTGGTCGGGACCGGAATCAGCGGCAATGCCGCGGCCTGGACGTTGTCGAAACATTATCCGGTCACCGTCTACGACCGCGAACTCAGGCCCGGCGGCCACAGCCACACCGTCAGCATCGACTATGACGGCGCGCAGCTTGCGGTCGACATCGGCTTCATCGTCTACAACGAACTGAACTATCCGGACCTGACGGCGCTGTTCGCCCATCTCGGCGTCGAGACCGTCGAAAGCTGCATGAGCTTTGCGGTGACGGCGGACACCGGCCGCTTCGAGTGGAAAGGCGGCGGCAACAACTGGTTCGAGACCGCGTGCGGGTTGTTCGCGCAGCCGCGCAACATGCTGTCGCCCTCCTATCTCTGGATGCTTCGCGACATCGTCACCTTCAACCAGCAGAGCATCGAGGATTACGCCGCCGGAAAATTGGCCGGGCTGACGCTTCGCGAATATTTCCGCACCCGCCACTTTGCGCCGCGGCTGTTGACCGATTATCTGGCGCCGATGGGCGCAGCGATCTGGTCGGCGCCATCGAGCGAGATGCTGGATTTTCCGGCCGAAAATTTCGTCGCCTTCTTCGCCAACCATCGCCTGCTGCAATATGACCGCCCGGTCTGGCGCACCGTAAAGGGCGGCAGCCATCGTTATGTCGAAAAACTGACCGCTTCATTCCGCGACCGGATCAAGTTCGGCTGCGCCGTCATCGGAATCGAGCGTACCTCGTATGGCGTCATCGTCCACGACAGCCACGGCAAGACCAACACCTACGATCATGTCGTGATCGCTTCCCACAGCGACCAGGCACTGGCGATGCTGTCGGATGCCGATGACCGCGAGCGCGCCATCCTGGGCGCGATCGGCTATTCGCCGAACACGATCTATCTGCATCGCGATACCAGCCTGATGCCGAAGCGCCGGCGCGCCTGGGCGTCCTGGAATTTCCTGCGCTGGCCGCGCCTGGGAAGCGTCGATAACGACGTCTCGGTGACCTACTGGATGAACGAGCTGCAGGGCATCGATCCCGACAAGCCGTTATTCGTCAGCCTCAACCCGCCCGTCGCACCGGATCCCTCACTGACGTTCGGCAAGTACCTGTGCGAGCACCCGCAATATAACGCCACGGCCTTTGCCGCCCAGAGGCGCCTGCCCGAAATTCAGGGCCGGCGACATACCTGGTTCTGCGGCGCATGGACCGGATACGGATTCCACGAGGACGGATTGCGATCAGGCCTTGCGGTCGCCGAAGCGCTCGGCGCGGTGGCGCCATGGCGCCAGGCATCGCCCGAGCTGGCGGAAGCTGCGGAGTAG
- a CDS encoding cyclopropane-fatty-acyl-phospholipid synthase family protein, whose product MSELISVTSETVDATFPELPRLVRLALGFGSKLQHGTLDVTLADGRLVRLGGNGPGPAAAMKIYDYGFASRLLRGGDIGIAEAYLRGEWDTPDLTQFLYLFCVNQDWMQTMLIGNPLTRTFQAVRHWLNRNTKRQARRNIYAHYDIGNAFYSAWLDPSMTYSSALFEDDTPDLTAAQHNKYRRLAEAIDLRPGQKLLEIGCGWGGFAEYAAKTFGAKVVGLTISKEQRDFAQARIHSAGLSDKVEIRLQDYRDERDRYDRIASIEMIEAVGEQFWPKYFSQLRDRLLPGGLAGIQAITIQDSLFKTYRREVDFIQRYVFPGGMLPSPQILKTLGERFGVPVIRERIFGQDYARTLAIWRSNFRAAWPNLTPSGFDDRFRRLWEYYLAYCEAGFLSGNIDVRQVVFAKSG is encoded by the coding sequence ATGTCCGAGTTGATTTCGGTCACATCGGAAACCGTAGACGCGACGTTTCCGGAATTGCCCCGCCTGGTCCGGCTGGCGCTGGGCTTTGGTTCAAAGCTGCAGCACGGCACGCTCGACGTAACATTGGCCGACGGCCGCCTGGTCCGGTTGGGCGGCAACGGGCCGGGCCCGGCCGCAGCGATGAAGATCTACGACTACGGCTTCGCCTCACGACTGCTGCGCGGCGGCGACATCGGCATTGCGGAGGCTTATTTGCGCGGCGAATGGGACACGCCCGACCTCACGCAGTTCCTCTATCTGTTCTGCGTCAACCAGGACTGGATGCAGACCATGCTGATCGGCAACCCGCTGACACGCACCTTCCAGGCCGTTCGGCACTGGCTCAACCGCAATACCAAGCGGCAGGCCCGCCGCAACATCTATGCGCATTACGACATCGGCAATGCGTTCTATTCGGCCTGGCTCGATCCCAGCATGACTTATTCGTCGGCGCTGTTCGAGGACGACACGCCGGACCTGACCGCAGCCCAGCACAACAAATACCGACGGCTGGCCGAGGCCATCGATCTGCGGCCGGGCCAGAAGCTTTTGGAGATCGGCTGCGGATGGGGCGGCTTTGCCGAATACGCCGCCAAGACGTTCGGCGCCAAGGTCGTCGGGCTCACCATCAGCAAGGAGCAGCGCGATTTCGCGCAGGCGCGCATTCACAGCGCCGGGCTCAGCGACAAGGTCGAGATCAGGCTGCAGGATTATCGCGACGAGCGCGACCGCTATGACCGGATCGCCTCAATCGAGATGATCGAGGCGGTCGGCGAGCAATTCTGGCCGAAATATTTTTCACAGTTGCGCGACCGCCTGCTGCCTGGCGGGCTCGCCGGCATCCAGGCCATCACCATCCAGGACAGCCTGTTCAAGACCTATCGCCGCGAAGTGGACTTCATCCAGCGCTACGTCTTTCCCGGCGGCATGCTGCCCTCGCCGCAGATCCTTAAAACGCTCGGCGAGCGCTTCGGCGTTCCCGTCATCCGCGAGCGCATTTTCGGGCAAGATTATGCCAGGACGCTTGCGATCTGGCGAAGCAATTTCCGCGCGGCCTGGCCCAACCTGACGCCGTCCGGCTTCGACGACCGCTTCCGGCGGCTGTGGGAATACTACCTCGCCTATTGCGAGGCCGGGTTCCTGTCCGGAAATATCGACGTCCGTCAGGTGGTGTTTGCGAAATCGGGCTGA
- a CDS encoding efflux RND transporter periplasmic adaptor subunit, with translation MLFKPEVKDDAKTAGKRVARGIGRRMVSLTITLLILGGLGYLGWNAFQQKQTGRGGPGARPDLPVPVLAATPRTQDVPVYLDAVGSVRALNNVIVRAQVDGKLIKVNFVEGQDVKQGDVLAEIDPVIYQAQYDQAVAKKAQDEALLANQKLDLARYQQLAASNAGSKQQADTQRAVVAQQEALVQADQAAIDNARAMLGYTKVIAPLTGRVGLRQVDQGNIIRASDVTGLVIITQLQPIAVQFSMPQQQIVRVNAAAAKGVLAVDVFGNDGVTVVDTGTLKGIDNQVDPTTGTLKLKAEFPNAKFQLWPGQFVNVRLKVETLEKAIVVPAAAVQRGPIGTFSYVIGPDNIATAKPVVVTQQNENDAVVASGLSVSDRVVTTGFANLSDGARVLIGTDDRAPTADLAPRKRSRSPDAKGDAKGDSKGGPAKDGEHRGKRERGEGDQKGQTGPAPAEPSGGAAKSQP, from the coding sequence ATGCTCTTTAAGCCGGAAGTAAAGGACGACGCGAAGACGGCGGGCAAGCGCGTCGCGCGCGGCATCGGCCGGCGGATGGTATCGCTAACGATCACGCTGTTGATCCTCGGCGGCCTCGGCTATCTCGGCTGGAACGCCTTTCAGCAGAAGCAGACCGGCCGCGGCGGGCCCGGCGCGCGCCCCGACCTCCCGGTGCCGGTGCTGGCGGCGACACCGCGCACGCAGGATGTCCCGGTCTATCTCGACGCGGTGGGCTCGGTCCGCGCGTTGAACAACGTTATCGTGCGTGCTCAGGTCGACGGCAAGCTGATCAAGGTAAATTTCGTCGAGGGCCAGGACGTCAAGCAGGGTGACGTGCTGGCCGAGATCGACCCCGTGATCTACCAGGCCCAGTACGATCAGGCGGTGGCCAAGAAAGCCCAGGATGAAGCGCTGCTTGCCAACCAGAAGCTCGATCTGGCGCGCTATCAGCAGCTTGCCGCGTCGAATGCCGGCTCCAAGCAGCAGGCCGATACGCAGCGCGCGGTGGTCGCCCAGCAGGAAGCGCTGGTGCAGGCGGACCAGGCTGCGATCGACAATGCGCGGGCGATGCTCGGCTACACCAAGGTCATCGCGCCGCTGACGGGGCGCGTTGGCCTGCGCCAGGTCGACCAGGGCAACATCATCCGCGCTTCTGACGTCACCGGCCTCGTCATCATCACCCAGTTGCAGCCGATCGCCGTGCAGTTCAGCATGCCGCAGCAGCAGATCGTGCGGGTCAACGCCGCCGCAGCCAAGGGCGTGCTGGCGGTGGACGTGTTTGGCAATGACGGCGTCACAGTCGTCGATACCGGTACGCTCAAGGGCATCGACAACCAGGTCGATCCGACCACGGGCACGCTAAAGCTGAAGGCCGAATTTCCGAACGCCAAGTTCCAGCTCTGGCCCGGACAATTCGTCAATGTGCGGCTGAAGGTCGAGACGCTGGAGAAGGCGATCGTGGTGCCGGCCGCCGCCGTACAGCGCGGCCCTATTGGTACCTTCAGCTATGTGATCGGCCCCGACAATATCGCTACCGCCAAACCGGTCGTGGTGACGCAGCAAAACGAAAACGACGCCGTCGTCGCAAGTGGCCTTTCGGTCTCCGACCGCGTGGTGACCACCGGCTTTGCCAATCTCTCTGACGGCGCCAGGGTTCTGATCGGCACCGACGACCGGGCGCCGACCGCCGATCTGGCGCCGCGCAAGCGCAGCCGCTCGCCGGATGCCAAAGGAGACGCCAAGGGAGATTCCAAAGGCGGTCCGGCGAAGGACGGCGAACACCGCGGCAAGCGCGAGCGCGGCGAGGGCGATCAGAAGGGACAAACCGGTCCGGCACCAGCCGAGCCGTCGGGCGGCGCCGCGAAGTCGCAGCCATGA